Genomic DNA from Prunus persica cultivar Lovell chromosome G1, Prunus_persica_NCBIv2, whole genome shotgun sequence:
GATACTGAAATTCTTGTAGGCTTGGCATTCCGCAATTCTTCAATATTCTttccaaaccaaaaataacaaaCACCGACTTCTGAAATCGCTAATACATATAGGCCCATATCACCAACTTCACCATTGTCTATAAACCTGCTATCTACAAAGACAGCAGGGTGCTCCATTGCAAGCACAGCACTTGCTGACTGCTTTTTTCCACCACCTATATTCCATACTGCAATATACCTTTCACCAACTGCAGATGAGAGGATGTACTTCCCATCTTCACTGAAGATCATACAGCGAACAGCTCCCTAACGAATGGTGagtaaatattattaaattaagaaAGAATGGTTAAAGAAAATGCTATATAAAAAGCGAAGTTTAACCCTTCTGATAGCTGGAACTTTTGGGAggtaaacaaaataatttatccaGGTATCAAAGTAGGCAATCCTAAGTCAGATCCCTGCAAATGCAATCTCTAATAATGTTGAATTTCACATATTGAACTCTCTAGTGGTGGAAAGAGACCCAGATGTGAGGAGGGAGTGTTAAaagttaaatttaaaaataaataataaaatttgccCCACAAGTCAAATCCTAACAGCTTAAACGTTTAGGAACAGTGGTAAACCAACAAAAGTTATTAGAAGATAAGCCGACTTTAACATGTACTCATGTTTAGGCacccaaagaagaaaaaaggtaaaagaaaaaggaataaaaaataaaactcaccGGATGGCCAGAAAACTTCTGTATCTTCTTGTGATCAGACAAACTGAAAATCTTCATTTGTGCAGCCGCAGTTGCTAATATCTTCCCATCTGGTGCAGAGAAAAGACCATCCACAAGTTACTATCAGAAAGACAGTGAATGCTACAATATAACAAAGAACACAGTTATATTTGGACTCACAGAAAGCTGATCCATGACAAATATTGCAAAATAAACTTCACTTTTTTAACCATAATCTGCTTCCACATACAACAGATAAAATATGATAGGGATTGCATGTGCCTGAATTTATAGAGATCTGATTGAACCTATTCACCAAGACCCTCCATACCTATCTATACATATTGAACGGCCAACCCTGCACTTCTTCCACAGGAGCCACAACTACAAATTGTGAAACAACTAATTTCACCAAcattcctttttcttcctgGGACTTATGAAAAATCTATTGGCCAGCATTAGTTACCATTCATCACCAcaaattatcatttttcaaCTTATTTATCAAAACACACAAATGCATAGCTCATATATCCAGATTGTATAATCCTTAAGTAATTTAACCAAGTAGTTTCAAGCACAAACATTAAGCAGAATAATGTTATACTCTAAAGCAAGAGTAGCACAAAAGATGTAATGTAATGGACATATGCATATGGAACATACCGAACGAAACAGACATAGAAGAGATTGCCTTTGTGGAAGCTTTGAACTTCCCCAACAGGTTTCCTGTCAAAGCATCAATTTCACAAATCATCCCATCAGCACCGGCAGTGTAAATACACGAAGCATTTCTTGGAAATGATATGGAGCTAACGCCACTGCAATGACAGAAAGTGCAACAGATAGATTGCTTGGGTCAGCCCAAAAGGTTGAAAACATACATTTGCATAAGCATTATATTCATTCCAAGCCAACCATCAGGTGACTTAGTGTATTCACCAATTGCACATGATTAAAACTTGAAATAGGacgaaaacaaagaaagtttAAGCAGGTGAGCTAACCCAGCATGGCAGTCGTTCAGTCTCCATTTCAATTGACCAGCAGACACATCAAGTGCCAAAACATCACCACCGCCAGTTCCCAAAACCAACAATGAACAACCAAGCTTCCTTTTCTTCTGCCAAAATGAACATTGCacagaataaataaataaagggcAACACTTACTTGTTAAAACAAACCAAAGTTACAACCTTTCTTTCGGAAGAGAACCACTTCATGCATGTGTAATCAACTGAGAGGTGCCCTCTTTCTCGTTTTGCATATATGCTTGTATCTTCTGATGATACAATGTCTGTGAACTCTGTCTGGACTTGACCTTTCACAGTGTCCCAAATCTAATGCAAACccagaaatgaaaaattattgttttgCTAGGAAATATAGAAACCAAGCaaccaaatttcatataattACAAGTACCTTAATTCGACCATCTCCAGAGCTGATGGCGAACAAGTCCAAAGACGGACTAAAAGCCGTCAAGAGGTCTCTGATATTTGACGAGCTCATGCTGAAGTTAGGTTTTGCTAGGAGAGAATAAGACTGAGCTGCGTACAAGTGCAGTgcttaaaccctaaaccctagaaCACGGAGAGGAGAAGATGGGCAGCTGAAGAGTGAACGCGGCAACGGTTCTGCTTTGCGTTTAGGGCGTTCGTTATTTTTCTGCTCTTGGTTGTTTACGTGGGCTCTATTCAAAAGATGGGCtttatttgtcattttagTCAATTTGGGCCCAATACTGtcaactctttttcttttcttttttgagaagATGTTAGCATGATTTATTCtttaaaatattcatcatGGAAGGGAGAATTATTATATAAGATGTGAGGGACTGACCTTAGCAAATTAACGTGTTATTTATATGATAAGTTATCTAAAGAATTTTGTATAAATGGGAggatggttttctttttttatgaatGGAGAAATAGATTCGAATATTGGACATCTTCCAACATTAGAAggaaaaatatcattaaataaaaagctAACTagtagatttttttaaatttcaagcCTCGTTACGTTTACTACAAGCAAAAGAAGGGCCCCATTGAGTTTGACATCCCCTAACTAGTAGAGTTCCATAGTGAGGGAGTGGCCCTTAGATGAGACCATATTTCTTAATCGTTGGGTCAAATTGGTTAATCGTTGGATTaaattggttagtttgatctaacaattaagagataGGGTCTCATCTAAAGACCTTACTAAGGCCCTCAATGTAGAATGACTCCCCCATAACTataagaattttataataagaGCCTTATATATGACTATTAGGTGAGTCTCTAACTCTTAATCGTTAATCCAAACAATCTCTTACATATCATATATAAGGCCTCGCTATAGAATGACTTCCCTAGCTAATTGAAACTCCCCAAGAGAAGGCCCTGGaccaaatcttttttttttttcttttttctgaaaacaggCCCAAAAGGCCCAACCAAATCATATTTTGCTAAAACATGTTTTGCTCTTTTTAAACTGGTGTTTTTGGTAAGTTAGTCCTCACCCTTGAGGCAGACAATCATAAGTGAACTTATTTTCTAAGATTGCAAAGTGTATTGACAACTTTTGTAGCTAGTTCATGAGCTTTAAGTCAAGCATTGTAGAATGAGTGGAGCGAGAGGAgaaattttttccttctttgaaTGCAAgtaatagtctaaattattggAGAAATTCAAACTTGGGTGTAAAGAGGCGTACTCACTATCCTAACCAACTGGCATAAATAACCCAGGTGTGCGCGAAAGGAGAGTTcttaatttcaattcaaacaaTCCGATTtagtaaaaatatttttatcataaaataaagaaagattttactttttacttttcttttttcttttttcttttttcttttttcttttttttcttttggggtcaGAATTTTACTTTCATGTATCTACTTTTACACATTATTTTATcatctgtttttttattttttcttggaaaattgTCAACTGTTGTACAAACGTTTATCCTCATTTTTGGgcttatcttttttcttctaataagACACCGTGTGGCCTTGAGTATGGCAAAACATTTTGAGGGAGGATAAAACTTATTAGGGAGCCTCTATTTAGGTCCAAAATGTTGGGGGAAGATAAAACTGAACTTGGGGAGCCTGTCTTCACTTCAGCGACAAGACCCTTATAACCCCACGGTGGTtccacttttcttttcatttaccAATTACCATGTCATGGCTCACCAGACATGTTACTCAACAGCAAACAACAGAATtgggaaataaataaaagcattaaaatttaaatagcaATGCTAACAATAACCCAAGTCCTTACATATCACTACCAAAAATTTGCTTACacatgaatgaagaaatgaagCTGTACAAATAATCTGCAGAACGGAGGAACATGCAAGACTGCAAATCTACAggatgaagaaaacaaataatctGAACATGTGTCTTATTGGAAAGAATGTGGTCTAACTTTAAATGGCAATGGTAGAAAATTTTTGTGGCTCTTTCCCTCATTGTTGTTGACTCTGGCTGAAAAGTATAACTGGAGTACGTAGGAAGAATGGTATCATAAGACTGCGGTTTTTCCATTCGCCGTAAGTAGCGAAAAGCAGGAAGAGGAATAAGAGCTATTAAACTCAGAACAGGGTTGAGGGAAGACAGAATCTGAAGAGCCAGAAACATTTGAACATTCCCAAGTGGGAGAACCAGAATTGGCTGACAAGGAGATATTGGATAGACAAAAGGAAGTGAAGGGGGATTCTTGGATCCCTGTGAAGCTTCCAGCAATAGTGATGTTTGTGCCAATCACATCTTGCAAGGTGATGTGATCCAAATCCGGGAGAGCATTAGGATCAAACTTGTCGTCGGGGTGGGAACCAAACTGACCAGAGGCACCAAATGCCATGTGGATGTTTTCCATTTCAACATCTGATATGATGATCTCTCTGATGTAGCCCCCTCTACCTTTTGTTGTTCTGAACTGAATGCCACTAAATGAGTTGTATATGTGGACCTGCTCCACAAATACATCTGAAATGCCACCAGACATCTCACTACCAAAGGCAAGAGAAGAACCAGAAGACGATTGTAGGTAGACACGCCTGATGTGTACGTTTGTGGTGGGTCTTCCATAGGCAATGCCATACTCATCCCAACCACTCTTAAGGGCAATGGCATCATACCCCATGCCAATGCTGCAATCTTCTATGCACACATTATCAGAAGAATCTGAAAGTACACAGAAATTAGTATAGCATATTCCGAATAGTATTCTTCTCGTGTAATTATTTCAAACACCAATGGAATAACTCAGGATGCACATAgaaataaatttgtaattaacAGGATTAATCAAGGAAATGATACTTCCAAGAGGTTCAAAGTTGAGCCAACATTTCTGACTCCATTAAGTGTTACCATAACAGAAcacatttatatatactaggtATGGTGACAACAAACTTAATTGGAATGTGAAAACCCTAAACAatacttcaacaaaaattcaacGCAGGGAGTCAAGAGCTGCCACAAACCTGGGACTATACCAACGGTATAAGGCGACTCTGGAGGAGCAGAGACAGAGATGTTATGAACATGTACATTGCTGCATTGCATTCATTTATAGATATCACATAAATATCtccttcaatttaaaattaaagaacatGGACAATCATCAAGGGCCTTAGCTAACAAACCTGCAATAGACTGGATGGATGTTATAAGCAGGAGCATTCACGAATGTGAGGTTTGAAACCACCACATATTTAGACGAAACAAATTCCACAAGATGAGGGCGGCTGTAGTTCAAAGTTTGAGAGCTAAACCAATCCCACCAAACTGAGCCCTGGCCATTGATGGTTCCATTATCACCTAGTGCAGTTAAAAATTGCAGGAACAtccaagagagaaagaaaatgaggCTACTGTCAGAGAACATGTTAAAAGCAGCAAAGGGTATTCAAAGATTCTGCACACCTGTTATGACCACATCATGTAACATATATCCATTTATCAAGCTACGATATCTTCCTCCCGGAAGTTCAATCCCTCGACCATATGAGGGTAGGGGCTCAACAACTTCCCAGTGAGATGGATCCTAAACAAGCAACCGTAGAAACAttttaatgaaagaaaaaaaaacaaaaagaaaacatctcCAACTGATTTTGTAGCATCAAAAGTACTTAATCCCCTCGCTATGCGAGTAAAGCAGTACCTGAGATCCGAGAATGACAGCGCCTTTTTCCAAAAAGAGTGTAAGATGACTGGTGAGGTTGAAACTTCCAGTAAGCCACCTTCCCGGTGGCACATAAAGCTGCGCACCGCCCTTATCGGCAAAAGACTTGAGGTAGAAGATGGCATTCTGGAAGGCAAGGGTGTTCAATGTTCTCCCATCTCCAACAGCACCAAACTCCAAGATGGACACGCTATGTGGTCTTGGTTCTAATGTCAGATTGTAATCACACGGTTTCTCATCCTTTTCTCCACCAAGGTCGATAGCATTACTCAAAGTCAGCAGCAAGAGCAATACCACCTGAAAATGGTGAAGATTTAACAAGCAATCCACTAATTCCCAGAAGGACTTTGGACAAATACAACATCATTGCACAAACTCATCcacaaattaaaaagagaacaaGTGCAAATAGCAAGAGAGCTGCAAATTCTGAATAGAATCAGACCAGCTGACTCGGCCAACATCAGCAGATTTCAAGAACTTTGACATATGAAGAAATGATCAATGTATGCTACATGAGTGAACTAAAATTAAACTGAAAACAGAAATCCAATTAAAAAAGCATGACCAACCAAATAGAGTAAGATGCAGAAACACAAATATCACCAAGATCAACTATGCTTTGAGCAGAGGAAACAAAATAACGGTCAGAAGAAACTCAGAAGACTGAAACTAGCAAAACTGGTTTGCCTTCAAATCTATGGTATAGGCTGACAGATAAAATCAGCAAACTGACAATCTCCACACAG
This window encodes:
- the LOC18792060 gene encoding probable polygalacturonase, whose product is MKMLVVLLLLLTLSNAIDLGGEKDEKPCDYNLTLEPRPHSVSILEFGAVGDGRTLNTLAFQNAIFYLKSFADKGGAQLYVPPGRWLTGSFNLTSHLTLFLEKGAVILGSQDPSHWEVVEPLPSYGRGIELPGGRYRSLINGYMLHDVVITGDNGTINGQGSVWWDWFSSQTLNYSRPHLVEFVSSKYVVVSNLTFVNAPAYNIHPVYCSNVHVHNISVSAPPESPYTVGIVPDSSDNVCIEDCSIGMGYDAIALKSGWDEYGIAYGRPTTNVHIRRVYLQSSSGSSLAFGSEMSGGISDVFVEQVHIYNSFSGIQFRTTKGRGGYIREIIISDVEMENIHMAFGASGQFGSHPDDKFDPNALPDLDHITLQDVIGTNITIAGSFTGIQESPFTSFCLSNISLSANSGSPTWECSNVSGSSDSVFPQPCSEFNSSYSSSCFSLLTANGKTAVL